One Schistocerca gregaria isolate iqSchGreg1 unplaced genomic scaffold, iqSchGreg1.2 ptg000414l, whole genome shotgun sequence DNA segment encodes these proteins:
- the LOC126311357 gene encoding keratin-associated protein 5-3-like — protein sequence MDVCKCSASSQIGVCQCSASSQIGVCQCSASFQIGVCLCNASSQIGVCLCSASSQIGVCQCSASSQISVCLCSASSQIGVCQCSASSQIGVCLCSASSQISVCLCSASSQISVCQCSVSSQISVCQCSASFQIGVCLCNASSQIGVCLCSASSQIGVCQCSASSQISVCLCSASSQIGVCQCSASSQIGVCQCSASSQIDVCKCSASSQIGVCQCTASSQIGVCQCTASSQIGVCQCSASSQIGVCQCSASSQIAVCLCSAASQIGVCQCTASSQIGVCQCSASSQIGVYQCSASSQIGVCECSASSQIGVCQCSASSQIGVCQCSASSKISVSQCSDSYQISVSV from the exons atgg atgtgtgtaagtgtagtgcatcttcccaaataggtgtgtgtcagtgtagtgcttcttcccaaatag gtgtgtgtcagtgtagtgcttcttttcaaataggtgtgtgtctgtgtaatgcttcttcccaaataggtgtgtgtctgtgtagtgcttcttcccaaataggtgtgtgtcagtgtagtgcttcttcccaaataagtgtgtgtctgtgtagtgcttcttcccaaataggtgtgtgtcagtgtagtgcttcttcccaaataggtgtgtgtctgtgtagcgcttcttcccaaataagtgtgtgtctgtgtagcgcttcttcccaaataagtgtgtgtcagtgtagtgtttcatcccaaataagtgtgtgtcagtgtagtgcttcttttcaaataggtgtgtgtctatgtaatgcttcttcccaaataggtgtgtgtctgtgtagtgcttcttcccaaataggtgtgtgtcagtgtagtgcttcttcccaaataagtgtgtgtctgtgtagtgcttcttcccaaataggtgtgtgtcagtgtagtgcttcttcccaaataggtgtgtgtcagtgtagtgcttcttcccaaatagatgtgtgtaagtgtagtgcatcttcccaaataggtgtgtgtcagtgtactgcttcttcccaaataggtgtgtgtcagtgtactgcttcttcccaaataggtgtgtgtcagtgtagtgcttcttcccaaataggtgtgtgtcagtgtagtgcttcttcccaaatagctgtgtgtctgtgtagtgctgcttcccaaatag gtgtgtgtcagtgtactgcttcttcccaaataggtgtgtgtcagtgtagtgcttcttcccaaataggtgtgtatcagtgtagtgcttcttcccaaataggtgtgtgtgagtgtagtgcttcttcccaaataggtgtgtgtcagtgtagcgcttcatcccaaataggtgtgtgtcagtgtagtgcttcttccaaaataagtgtgagtcagtgtagtgattcttaccaaataagtgtgtcagtgtag